A window from Cryptomeria japonica chromosome 1, Sugi_1.0, whole genome shotgun sequence encodes these proteins:
- the LOC131078155 gene encoding (R,S)-reticuline 7-O-methyltransferase, translated as MKVGNMNADTQICDDTSRSVFESEEEELVGQAEAWKYTFAFVESLAVKSVVLLGIPDIIARRGPKATLSLSLIAAELPTQNPDVNCLFRILRFLVAKNFFRAETSGGVNEVRYGLTPASKWMLKDGAGASSLSMAAWLLMLNDVRSVAPWHHFNECVLNGGVAFEKAHGLHLWDYGASHPEYSHLFNQAMACNANIVMRAILSKYEGFQGLNSLVDVGGGIGATVAEIVKAHPTINGINYDLPHVIATAPHFPGVKHVGGDMFKEVPSADAVFIQWVLHDWGDEDCVKILKQCRKAIPERGKVIIVDAVLNAREKTALDPCLGLVFDLVMIAFSSGGKERTEEEWKNVLMEAGFPRFNFIAIPALQSVIEAFPY; from the exons ATGAAAGTTGGAAACATGAATGCTGATACACAAATCTGTGACGATACGAGCAGGAGCGTGTTCGAGAGCGAGGAGGAAGAACTAGTCGGTCAAGCGGAGGCATGGAAATACACGTTTGCGTTTGTGGAGTCTTTGGCGGTAAAGTCTGTCGTTCTGCTCGGAATCCCAGACATCATTGCGCGCCGCGGCCCCAAAGCAACGCTTTCCCTCTCCCTAATCGCGGCAGAGCTTCCCACCCAAAATCCCGACGTCAATTGCCTCTTCAGAATCCTGCGCTTCCTCGTTGCCAAGAATTTTTTCAGGGCCGAAACGAGTGGCGGCGTAAATGAAGTGAGATACGGCCTAACGCCTGCTTCTAAGTGGATGCTAAAAGACGGCGCGGGGGCATCCTCGCTCTCCATGGCCGCCTGGCTGCTTATGCTCAACGACGTCAGGAGCGTGGCGCCGTGGCACCATTTCAACGAGTGCGTCCTCAATGGCGGCGTGGCCTTCGAGAAGGCTCACGGCCTGCATCTTTGGGACTACGGTGCGTCGCATCCTGAGTACAGCCATCTTTTCAACCAAGCCATGGCCTGCAACGCCAACATCGTGATGAGGGCCATCTTGTCTAAATACGAGGGGTTTCAGGGCTTGAATTCCTTGGTGGACGTTGGAGGGGGCATCGGAGCGACAGTCGCAGAGATTGTGAAGGCCCATCCAACTATTAACGGCATCAACTACGATCTCCCCCACGTCATAGCCACAGCTCCTCATTTTCCag GGGTAAAACATGTTGGAGGAGATATGTTCAAAGAGGTGCCATCCGCAGACGCTGTATTCATCCAG TGGGTATTGCATGATTGGGGAGACGAGGACTGCGTGAAGATTCTGAAGCAATGCAGAAAGGCGATTCCAGAAAGAGGGAAGGTGATCATTGTGGATGCAGTTCTGAACGCCCGAGAGAAGACAGCGCTGGATCCTTGTTTGGGTCTTGTGTTTGATCTGGTAATGATTGCGTTCAGCTCTGGTGGGAAAGAGAGAACGGAAGAGGAGTGGAAGAATGTTTTAATGGAAGCAGGATTTCCTCGTTTCAATTTTATAGCCATACCGGCATTGCAGTCTGTGATTGAAGCTTTTCCTTATTAG